The Candidatus Bathyarchaeota archaeon sequence CCAGCACTGGCGGTTTTTGAACCAACCCGTGTAACGCCCATGAGGAGAAATATGGCGCCCAAACAGGATGTGGAAGGGGCCGTGACCGCACCCATGATGGGAAAAATTATCTCAGTAATGGTCAAGAAGGGAGACCATGTGAAGGCAGGCCAGATTGTATGTATCCTTGAGGCTATGAAAATGGAGAATGAAATCACAACACCTAAGGCTGGAACTGTTCAAGAAGTGCGCGTCTTTGAGGGCTCTTCAGTGAGCGAGGGCGAAACCCTCTTCGTGATAAATTAGAAGAAGGAAGGCGGCCTATACTCGCCAAAAACCTCACGTAAAGTGTTGCATATCTCACCGAGGGTTGCGTACCTTTTTACGGCTTGAAGTATGAAAGGCATAAGATTTACGTCTTCGTGTTCAGCGGCTTTACACAACTTGTTTAGGGTTTCATCCACTTTGACCTGACTTCTTTGTCG is a genomic window containing:
- a CDS encoding biotin/lipoyl-binding protein, coding for MRRNMAPKQDVEGAVTAPMMGKIISVMVKKGDHVKAGQIVCILEAMKMENEITTPKAGTVQEVRVFEGSSVSEGETLFVIN